In the Chloroflexota bacterium genome, one interval contains:
- a CDS encoding GspE/PulE family protein codes for MMMRPTGVEGRKLIGQILVEGAFITPEQLQAAIEMAQKSGKRVGQVLIEQGLISSATLATVLSYQLNVPIIDLKQYKIQPEALRLIPENVARQFGLLPLAIEGDSLVVAMEEPQDLQAIDTLTSLTRMRIKPVIALHGGIQEAINNNYKLTSQIKQQVNQIVAPPQAMARAAAEPLLSPEMITQAPIVRAVDMIITQAVKDRASDIHIEPEDEALRIRYRIDGVLHEAVSLPLGVHQALVSRIKVMSNMNIAERRRPQDGQFMAKVADKDVDFRVATAETNRGEMVVLRVLDKEVSVRSLSDLGLLPGPLQTYEAMLQSPFGMILISGPTGSGKTTTLYGSVNQLDPMTRNIMTIEDPIEYRFKNINQIQVNRQADITFASGLRAILRLDPDVILVGEIRDGETAETAINAALTGHLVLSSIHANDAVSALLRLIDLGVEPFLVTSAVIATLSQRLVRRVCPYCHSLVQVSPAEAMAYQQEMGQVRTEFHYGRGCNFCARTGYLGRIGVFELLPMSEQIRQLVTRRATAAEIKAQALQEGMITMRRDGMTKARDGVTTPAEIIRNVFTIG; via the coding sequence ATGATGATGCGACCTACGGGGGTGGAGGGGAGGAAACTGATCGGCCAAATCCTCGTTGAGGGGGCCTTCATCACCCCTGAGCAGCTCCAGGCAGCTATAGAGATGGCCCAGAAGTCCGGCAAGCGCGTCGGCCAGGTATTGATTGAGCAAGGGTTGATCAGCTCAGCCACCCTGGCTACGGTGCTTAGCTATCAGCTGAACGTGCCCATCATCGATTTGAAGCAGTATAAGATACAGCCAGAGGCCCTCAGGCTCATCCCTGAAAACGTTGCCCGCCAGTTCGGGCTCCTGCCCCTGGCCATCGAGGGTGATTCGCTTGTCGTCGCCATGGAGGAGCCCCAGGACCTGCAAGCGATCGATACCTTAACCTCCCTCACCCGTATGCGCATCAAGCCGGTTATCGCCTTGCATGGGGGCATTCAGGAGGCCATCAACAACAATTATAAGCTCACCTCCCAGATTAAGCAGCAGGTCAACCAGATTGTTGCCCCACCCCAAGCTATGGCCCGGGCCGCGGCTGAGCCATTGCTCTCCCCCGAGATGATCACCCAAGCCCCTATCGTGCGGGCCGTTGATATGATCATCACCCAGGCGGTGAAGGATAGGGCTTCGGATATCCATATCGAACCGGAGGACGAGGCGCTGCGCATCCGTTACCGCATCGATGGTGTCCTTCATGAGGCCGTCTCTCTTCCCCTTGGCGTACACCAGGCCCTGGTCTCCCGCATTAAGGTTATGTCCAACATGAACATCGCCGAACGGAGGCGCCCTCAGGACGGGCAGTTCATGGCCAAGGTGGCCGATAAGGATGTCGACTTCAGAGTGGCCACGGCCGAAACCAACCGAGGCGAAATGGTCGTGTTGAGGGTGCTGGATAAAGAGGTCTCGGTGCGTAGCCTATCCGACCTCGGGCTATTGCCCGGCCCTCTCCAGACATACGAGGCGATGCTCCAATCTCCCTTTGGCATGATCTTAATCAGTGGGCCCACCGGGAGTGGGAAGACGACCACCCTGTATGGCTCTGTCAATCAGCTGGATCCGATGACCCGCAACATCATGACCATTGAGGATCCGATTGAGTATCGCTTCAAAAACATCAATCAAATTCAGGTGAATCGCCAGGCTGATATCACCTTCGCCTCAGGGCTGCGGGCCATCCTGCGTTTAGACCCGGATGTTATCCTGGTGGGGGAGATTCGGGATGGAGAGACGGCCGAAACGGCTATTAACGCTGCTCTCACCGGCCATCTGGTGCTCTCCTCCATCCATGCCAACGACGCCGTTAGTGCACTCCTGCGCCTGATCGATCTGGGGGTGGAGCCGTTTTTGGTCACCTCTGCGGTGATCGCCACCCTCTCTCAGCGTCTAGTCCGACGTGTCTGCCCTTACTGCCATAGCCTTGTCCAGGTATCGCCGGCCGAGGCTATGGCCTACCAGCAGGAGATGGGACAGGTGCGGACAGAGTTTCACTATGGCCGTGGCTGTAACTTCTGTGCCCGTACCGGCTACCTGGGCCGCATAGGCGTCTTTGAGCTGCTGCCCATGTCAGAGCAGATCCGGCAGCTCGTTACACGGCGGGCGACAGCCGCAGAGATCAAGGCCCAGGCCCTCCAGGAGGGGATGATTACCATGCGGCGCGATGGCATGACTAAAGCGCGGGATGGTGTAACTACCCCTGCGGAGATCATCCGCAACGTCTTCACCATCGGATAG
- a CDS encoding type II secretion system F family protein, whose product MLYKYVAYGADSNLVTGTIEMDSEEAAEEALWRANLTVITLKPQRRWPTLEELFPTFFGVKRRDLIVMTRQLATLLESGIAILPALHLLADQASNRWLRRILREVANSLQEGNPLSRSLANYPLVFPTIYVRMIEVGEGIGGLDLVLRQLATYMEKEESLLNKIRNAMIYPAFVLTIAAGVVVIVVTFALPAMIGFFAEFKAQLPWTTRLLIAITEFVQVFKIHLLVTVVSLAAMFWWYSHTERGARQIDRFMLTMPLLGTVNLKGNVSRFCRTMSILLRAGLPLTEIMDLNIQTTQNRVIREALQQVRSDVLAGLPLSGAVDQRPVFPKMVPQMMRVGEETGTLDANLETLANFYEEEADRAIATITALIEPLMIVGVGIVVGFIALSVIMPMYTMLRAIK is encoded by the coding sequence ATGTTATACAAGTATGTGGCCTACGGGGCTGATAGCAATCTGGTTACGGGCACGATTGAGATGGATTCGGAAGAGGCAGCTGAGGAGGCGCTTTGGCGTGCTAACCTGACCGTCATCACCCTCAAACCGCAGCGACGATGGCCCACTCTGGAGGAGCTGTTTCCGACCTTCTTCGGGGTCAAACGGCGCGATCTTATCGTGATGACCAGGCAGCTGGCCACCCTCCTCGAGTCGGGCATCGCTATCCTCCCCGCGCTGCATCTCCTGGCCGATCAGGCGTCCAATCGCTGGCTACGGCGGATACTGCGGGAAGTAGCCAACTCCTTACAGGAGGGGAACCCTCTTTCACGGTCGCTGGCTAACTATCCTCTCGTCTTCCCCACCATCTATGTGCGGATGATCGAGGTGGGGGAGGGGATCGGTGGACTTGATCTTGTCCTCCGCCAGTTGGCCACTTATATGGAGAAGGAAGAAAGCCTGTTGAACAAGATCCGCAATGCGATGATTTATCCGGCCTTCGTCCTCACCATCGCCGCTGGGGTGGTGGTCATCGTGGTCACCTTCGCCCTGCCGGCTATGATTGGCTTCTTCGCCGAGTTCAAGGCCCAACTGCCCTGGACGACCAGATTGTTGATCGCCATAACAGAATTCGTCCAGGTCTTTAAGATACATCTCCTGGTCACGGTGGTCAGTCTGGCGGCCATGTTCTGGTGGTATAGTCATACTGAGCGAGGCGCCAGGCAGATAGATCGCTTCATGCTCACTATGCCCCTGTTGGGTACGGTAAACCTCAAGGGGAATGTGAGCCGATTTTGTCGGACGATGTCCATCCTGCTGCGGGCCGGATTGCCGTTGACGGAGATTATGGACCTGAACATTCAGACGACCCAAAACAGGGTCATCAGAGAGGCACTCCAGCAGGTGCGTAGCGATGTTTTGGCTGGCCTGCCGCTCTCCGGGGCTGTGGACCAGCGTCCCGTCTTTCCCAAGATGGTCCCGCAGATGATGCGTGTTGGTGAGGAGACAGGCACCCTGGATGCTAACCTGGAGACGTTAGCGAACTTCTATGAGGAGGAGGCGGATCGGGCCATCGCCACGATAACAGCCCTCATTGAGCCTCTGATGATCGTCGGCGTCGGCATAGTAGTCGGCTTCATCGCCTTATCGGTGATTATGCCTATGTACACTATGCTCAGAGCGATTAAATAA
- a CDS encoding discoidin domain-containing protein, with translation MSPYPDSEGDSSSIRGKVIDLAGNLIPGLQFKISSEGLPPWSAITPPLGSSPSDGTFAFYVTKGTFSVEVLSGRSQKATGLFTGAAGVRGVNVWEVVFQKVTPGTPVPPTPTPTPTATPTPGATNIALGRPASASATASGSAAALAVDGDTNTLWNAGTYPSAWWEVDLGTPSQVTGIELVVSQAPSGYTTHEVWTYTAAGSGSLVYTFGGNTSDGQVLSYTFSSPLSGVSRVRINTTSSPSWVAWREVRVYGFTPTPTPTPTATLTPTSTPTPTPTPTSTPLPPTPLPTATPTPTPTPTRTPTVVASALGYSSLEHLLASGSSAVSASDGDVVRGPRSARPALGSDMAAKDILAGKLAAPAPALLAPQGRTTVSFVLVLELRARTGQ, from the coding sequence ATGAGCCCTTACCCGGACAGCGAGGGCGATAGCAGCTCCATCCGGGGCAAGGTGATCGATCTGGCTGGTAACCTGATCCCTGGGCTGCAATTTAAGATCAGCAGCGAGGGGCTACCACCCTGGTCGGCCATAACGCCGCCACTGGGCTCATCCCCCTCTGATGGCACCTTCGCTTTCTACGTTACGAAAGGCACGTTCAGCGTAGAGGTGCTCAGTGGGAGGTCACAAAAGGCGACGGGTCTCTTCACAGGCGCCGCGGGGGTGCGGGGTGTGAACGTTTGGGAGGTCGTCTTTCAGAAGGTTACGCCGGGCACACCAGTACCGCCCACTCCGACCCCTACCCCCACGGCCACGCCAACGCCTGGTGCGACCAACATCGCCCTTGGCCGACCGGCCAGCGCTTCAGCGACGGCCAGCGGCAGTGCAGCGGCGCTGGCCGTTGATGGGGACACCAACACGCTGTGGAATGCTGGAACCTACCCATCAGCCTGGTGGGAGGTCGATCTGGGAACCCCCTCACAGGTTACCGGCATTGAATTAGTGGTCAGCCAGGCGCCCAGTGGCTATACGACACATGAGGTTTGGACCTATACGGCGGCGGGAAGCGGCTCTCTGGTCTATACCTTCGGTGGGAATACAAGCGATGGACAGGTTCTCAGTTATACCTTCAGTTCGCCCCTCAGTGGGGTAAGCCGAGTTAGGATCAACACTACCAGCAGCCCGAGTTGGGTGGCCTGGCGGGAGGTCAGGGTCTATGGCTTTACGCCCACTCCTACTCCTACCCCTACGGCCACCCTGACGCCCACGTCTACCCCCACACCTACGCCAACGCCGACGAGCACGCCCCTTCCACCGACGCCGCTGCCCACGGCCACCCCAACGCCGACCCCCACACCCACGCGAACGCCGACCGTCGTTGCCTCCGCGCTGGGGTACTCATCACTCGAGCACCTGTTGGCCAGCGGCAGCTCAGCGGTCAGCGCTTCGGACGGGGATGTAGTCCGAGGGCCGAGATCGGCCCGGCCAGCCCTTGGATCCGACATGGCGGCGAAAGATATACTCGCCGGAAAGCTGGCCGCTCCGGCCCCCGCTCTGCTGGCTCCTCAGGGGAGGACCACCGTATCCTTCGTCTTGGTCCTGGAATTGCGCGCGAGGACTGGACAATGA
- a CDS encoding HD domain-containing protein yields the protein MNDTSPDKTPDTSDLSLRQAQIYAKELNVLFQEERKRRQELEEEKRRLEQRIRELMALNALFQEQQAKMFQIQQSYGWLEAILQEVVATLDARDPGRQGHSTRVAQLASDLASRIGLTDEGLPLAARLHDIGYILIPDGILLRRDSLSPAEEAVFKQHPLIGDTILQAAGLPLEVRLTVRHHHENYDGSGYPDGLAGEQIGLSARLIAVIEAYEEMSTWRPYRPPLSREQSMLKLREGAGIQYDPFIVKSLGEILG from the coding sequence ATGAATGATACCTCGCCGGATAAGACGCCGGACACAAGCGATCTCTCCCTTCGGCAGGCTCAAATCTACGCTAAAGAGTTGAATGTCCTCTTTCAGGAGGAACGCAAGAGGCGGCAGGAGCTGGAGGAGGAGAAACGGCGGCTGGAACAGCGCATACGCGAGTTGATGGCCTTAAATGCCCTTTTTCAGGAGCAGCAGGCCAAGATGTTCCAGATACAGCAGTCTTATGGATGGCTGGAGGCCATTCTCCAGGAGGTGGTGGCTACGCTGGACGCCCGGGATCCAGGCAGGCAAGGGCATTCAACACGAGTGGCCCAATTGGCCAGCGACCTGGCCTCCAGGATTGGCTTAACCGATGAGGGGTTGCCCTTAGCCGCCCGCTTGCACGACATAGGCTATATCCTGATCCCTGATGGTATCCTGCTGCGCCGTGATTCCTTGAGTCCAGCAGAGGAGGCGGTGTTTAAGCAGCATCCGCTCATTGGGGATACAATTTTACAGGCGGCAGGACTGCCTTTGGAGGTCAGGCTGACCGTGCGCCATCACCACGAGAATTACGATGGGAGTGGCTACCCTGATGGGTTGGCTGGTGAGCAGATAGGGCTATCCGCTCGCCTCATCGCGGTCATCGAGGCTTATGAGGAGATGTCGACCTGGCGACCGTATCGCCCGCCGCTATCCAGGGAGCAGAGCATGCTTAAGTTGCGAGAGGGGGCGGGCATACAGTACGACCCATTCATTGTTAAGTCCTTGGGAGAGATACTAGGATGA
- the pilM gene encoding pilus assembly protein PilM, whose amino-acid sequence MRVKLPLLWPSSVVSLSIEGSSLRLLSCKGGRIQSWVSIPLNPRLLRGGFIADPLALSGVIRTAMEKAHLSPGRVIGGLTGLQSVSRLISLPKVAAGSLEAIVQREARRSLAISLEGNYLYWQALDGRGEELQVFVLAVPKEPLLAFLAALRGAGLRPRAIDLRPLALARAVAQPQAIIANAESNSVDVVVVVDAVPVLVHTSFLGDEPLPPEYVRDRLTDELLRAITFYNDTHRGSPLAPDIPLYLTGEMANETELVESIPALTGHPLAIPQPPLPYPAGFPLALYMVNIGLILKEV is encoded by the coding sequence ATGAGGGTGAAATTGCCCCTCTTGTGGCCGAGCTCCGTTGTTTCCCTGAGCATTGAGGGGAGCAGCTTACGGCTCCTCAGTTGTAAGGGTGGCCGTATCCAGTCCTGGGTAAGCATCCCGCTTAACCCCAGGCTGCTGCGCGGTGGCTTCATCGCTGACCCGCTGGCGCTCAGCGGGGTGATCCGCACGGCCATGGAGAAGGCGCATCTTTCGCCAGGGAGGGTCATTGGCGGTCTAACTGGACTACAATCGGTTTCACGTTTAATATCCCTCCCCAAAGTGGCCGCGGGCAGCCTGGAGGCGATCGTTCAACGGGAGGCGCGCCGCTCGCTAGCGATTTCTCTGGAAGGGAATTACCTCTATTGGCAGGCACTTGATGGTCGCGGAGAAGAGCTCCAGGTTTTCGTCCTGGCCGTGCCCAAGGAACCCCTGCTGGCTTTCCTGGCGGCCTTGCGCGGCGCGGGGCTGCGGCCGCGGGCGATCGATTTGCGGCCGCTAGCCCTGGCCAGGGCTGTAGCCCAACCACAGGCCATCATCGCTAATGCGGAGAGTAACAGCGTAGATGTGGTCGTCGTTGTCGACGCTGTGCCAGTTCTGGTGCACACCTCCTTTCTGGGCGATGAACCGCTGCCCCCTGAATATGTACGCGATCGCTTGACCGATGAGTTGCTGCGGGCCATCACTTTTTATAACGATACGCATAGGGGCAGCCCCTTAGCGCCCGATATCCCGCTATATCTTACGGGTGAGATGGCCAATGAAACAGAGTTGGTGGAGAGCATACCAGCGTTGACGGGGCATCCGCTGGCTATCCCTCAGCCCCCCTTGCCCTATCCGGCGGGCTTTCCGCTGGCTCTCTACATGGTGAATATCGGCTTAATTTTGAAGGAGGTCTAA
- a CDS encoding prepilin peptidase, protein MEALILGLAGLVIGSFLNVVIDRLPRGESIVNPPSHCDVCQQRLGVVDLVPLVSYLWLRGHCRYCGARIPRRVPLVELASGSLFVLLWYRYGWGLPLAVTVLYSCILLVILVIDLEQQLILNKVIYPAIVLSLALSWLGPGLPSSLLGGISASLLLLGPALIYKGGMGGGDIKLAAFIGLVTGFPLVLVAVFLSLVGGGLLATALLVLRRKGRKEAITFGPFLAGGAVATLFWGEQLWRWYMGRF, encoded by the coding sequence TTGGAGGCACTCATCTTGGGGTTAGCTGGTCTGGTCATTGGCAGCTTTCTCAATGTAGTCATCGATCGCCTGCCACGAGGTGAGTCCATCGTCAATCCCCCTTCGCATTGTGATGTCTGTCAGCAGCGGCTAGGGGTGGTTGATCTGGTGCCGCTGGTCAGCTACCTTTGGCTGCGGGGCCATTGCCGCTATTGCGGGGCGAGGATCCCCCGGCGGGTGCCGCTGGTGGAGCTGGCCAGCGGATCCTTGTTCGTTCTGTTATGGTATAGATATGGCTGGGGGCTTCCCCTGGCGGTGACTGTCCTGTATAGCTGTATCCTCCTTGTCATTTTGGTCATCGATCTGGAGCAGCAGCTCATCCTGAATAAGGTCATCTACCCAGCCATCGTCCTGTCCCTTGCCCTCTCCTGGCTGGGGCCGGGTCTGCCTAGCTCTTTGCTCGGAGGGATCAGTGCTTCCCTTCTGCTCCTTGGGCCGGCCCTGATTTACAAAGGGGGGATGGGTGGGGGGGACATCAAGCTGGCTGCCTTCATTGGACTGGTCACCGGCTTCCCCCTCGTGTTGGTGGCCGTTTTTTTGTCCCTCGTCGGAGGGGGTTTGCTGGCGACGGCCTTGTTAGTGTTGCGGCGGAAGGGGCGCAAGGAGGCGATCACCTTCGGTCCTTTCTTGGCCGGTGGGGCGGTAGCTACGCTGTTCTGGGGGGAACAGCTTTGGCGCTGGTACATGGGCCGCTTTTAG
- a CDS encoding type IV pilus twitching motility protein PilT: MHINDLLALMIQREASDLHLKVPSPPVLRVDGVLQPLTDLPRLTPQDMEEIFAALVSAEQRERFRQELELDFAYSLAGVARFRVNAHMQRGTVGLAIRVVPLQVLTIEQLGLPEACKTLAMRPRGLVLVTGPTGSGKSTTLAAMIDYINENAQVHIVTIEDPIEFLHRDKKAAIAQREVGSDTQSFAAALKHVLRQDPDVILLGEMRDLETIATALTAAETGHLVLATLHTTSAPQTMDRIIDVFPPHQQEQVRLQLSMVLEGVLCQQLMPRADGRGRIAAIEVMVANPAIRNLIREGKTFQIPSVMQMSGQQGMQTLDQALWALVQKRLVTMEEALLRASNPNELRRLVGVF, encoded by the coding sequence ATGCATATAAATGATCTTTTGGCTCTTATGATTCAGAGGGAGGCTTCCGACCTGCATCTAAAGGTGCCCTCTCCACCTGTGTTGCGGGTCGACGGGGTGCTCCAGCCCCTGACCGACTTGCCGCGCCTGACCCCCCAGGATATGGAGGAGATCTTTGCCGCACTCGTCTCTGCGGAGCAAAGGGAACGATTCCGTCAGGAGCTGGAATTAGATTTCGCCTATAGCCTGGCGGGGGTGGCCCGCTTCAGGGTCAATGCCCATATGCAGCGGGGGACTGTTGGACTGGCTATTCGGGTTGTTCCCCTCCAGGTGCTCACCATCGAGCAGCTTGGCCTGCCGGAGGCTTGTAAGACGCTGGCTATGCGGCCACGGGGCTTGGTTCTCGTCACTGGCCCAACTGGTAGTGGCAAGTCTACCACCTTAGCGGCGATGATCGATTATATCAATGAGAATGCTCAGGTTCATATCGTGACCATAGAGGATCCGATTGAGTTCCTCCATCGGGATAAGAAAGCAGCCATTGCCCAGCGGGAGGTCGGTAGCGATACGCAGTCCTTCGCGGCGGCCCTGAAACATGTCCTTCGTCAGGACCCGGATGTGATTCTCTTAGGGGAGATGCGGGACCTGGAGACGATCGCCACGGCCCTCACGGCCGCTGAGACAGGGCACCTGGTGTTGGCTACCCTGCACACGACCAGTGCGCCGCAGACGATGGACCGCATCATAGACGTGTTTCCGCCGCACCAGCAGGAACAGGTGCGCCTCCAGCTGTCGATGGTGCTGGAGGGTGTATTATGTCAACAGCTCATGCCCAGGGCCGATGGGAGGGGGCGTATCGCCGCTATTGAGGTGATGGTGGCCAACCCAGCCATCCGCAACCTCATCCGTGAGGGCAAGACCTTCCAGATCCCCAGCGTTATGCAGATGAGTGGGCAGCAGGGCATGCAGACCCTCGACCAGGCGCTGTGGGCCCTGGTGCAGAAGCGGCTGGTGACTATGGAGGAGGCCCTGTTGCGGGCGAGCAATCCGAACGAGTTGCGCCGCCTGGTGGGGGTATTCTAA
- a CDS encoding type II secretion system GspH family protein: protein MKRIQGDEGGFTLVELLIVIALLAILFAVVLPNFSGFIDQGKVARNQADLDVVQVAIDAYITSARVSVIVSAMIGSAISDFSAAGTRAAGQPVLYPDLLRKRYPPSGIAYYWSGGGQVYQLSY, encoded by the coding sequence ATGAAAAGGATTCAGGGTGATGAGGGTGGCTTTACCCTGGTGGAGTTATTGATCGTCATCGCCCTTTTGGCCATCCTCTTCGCTGTCGTTCTGCCCAACTTCAGCGGCTTTATCGATCAGGGGAAGGTGGCCCGCAACCAGGCCGATTTGGATGTAGTGCAGGTGGCCATCGATGCCTACATAACCAGCGCCAGGGTGAGCGTGATAGTATCGGCAATGATCGGCTCCGCTATCAGTGACTTCTCGGCTGCAGGCACGCGGGCGGCTGGCCAGCCGGTGCTCTATCCCGACCTCCTGCGCAAGCGATACCCACCCAGTGGCATAGCCTATTATTGGTCTGGTGGGGGGCAGGTATATCAGTTGTCTTATTAG
- a CDS encoding type II toxin-antitoxin system Phd/YefM family antitoxin translates to MMYERLPMQKVIPATEVRNKLGRLLNRVYRSEEHLVVEKLGIPVAAIISMKDYEQYRRLLAKEALQRLGPKLGGEAQRQGLTEEGLQEEMAKARHEVFAETYGKLPQP, encoded by the coding sequence ATGATGTACGAGCGATTACCTATGCAAAAAGTTATTCCAGCGACAGAGGTCAGAAACAAACTGGGAAGGCTCCTCAACCGCGTCTATCGTAGTGAGGAACACCTGGTCGTGGAGAAACTGGGCATCCCTGTTGCGGCGATCATCAGTATGAAAGACTACGAGCAGTACCGACGCTTGCTCGCTAAGGAGGCACTCCAGAGGCTTGGCCCTAAACTCGGCGGGGAAGCCCAACGTCAGGGCCTCACGGAAGAAGGGCTGCAAGAGGAGATGGCCAAGGCCCGCCACGAGGTCTTCGCCGAGACGTATGGCAAGCTCCCTCAACCCTAG
- a CDS encoding PIN domain-containing protein, which produces MVDTTALVAGTIWPRFPYEVLQHVLWGDFTLVLSPYAIAQARRVLHRRFPAYLQDFEDLLLLIPYEEAPSPSPEEVTANRALVRDLTDVPLGLSAIAAGVDYLVSDDKDFTTPNQPIHGKLRILQSSTFLNEVMGHSHEELDRIKQRTWADIPEMIK; this is translated from the coding sequence ATGGTGGATACCACCGCTCTTGTCGCTGGGACAATTTGGCCCCGCTTCCCTTACGAGGTGCTCCAGCATGTGCTGTGGGGAGACTTTACCCTCGTGCTCTCCCCCTACGCCATCGCCCAGGCCCGGCGCGTGTTGCACCGCCGCTTTCCGGCCTACCTCCAAGACTTCGAGGATTTGCTTCTTTTGATTCCCTATGAGGAGGCGCCGAGTCCCTCCCCTGAAGAGGTCACGGCCAACCGCGCGCTCGTGCGCGACCTCACCGACGTACCATTAGGGCTCTCCGCCATTGCTGCCGGCGTTGACTACCTGGTCAGCGACGACAAGGATTTCACCACCCCAAACCAGCCCATTCACGGGAAACTGCGCATCCTCCAATCCAGCACCTTCCTCAACGAGGTCATGGGCCACTCCCACGAAGAGCTCGATCGGATCAAGCAGCGAACCTGGGCAGATATTCCTGAAATGATTAAGTAG
- a CDS encoding UPF0236 family protein, translating to MLVRACQEVEQRTLEEKGKTVKRQRLEQRQLLTRFGWVRLQRWRVKEGPDHTECPLDGVLSLESRQHVTPWVKERALYFVTQLPFRPSAAIFSEEVGEEVNHRMLWWMAQREGEKIVAKEEEEWKAVFEEGVVPERDEKEREIVVSEVDGIMLKAQGEAEDRFEVRLGVLFSGRELESETAKHKRYRLVERVRYGGVEEAEEFGERLFLRGEKHLGLSRAKHVLLVGDGASWIEPLAGGDRYKAVYQLDWWHLERKIWESFGAKPEVAEHLVGCLRQRRAEEILRAVKLRLALGEGVRERLEDLQGYLEGNWQGLYGVDLLRAHLSAEGQKVLVVGSGAIEKQADLVIKRRMKGQGMRWTKKGANHLLKLRLRFMEGEALAA from the coding sequence ATGCTGGTCAGGGCCTGTCAGGAAGTGGAGCAGCGCACTCTGGAAGAAAAAGGGAAGACGGTGAAGCGCCAACGGCTAGAGCAGCGTCAACTCCTCACCCGCTTTGGGTGGGTTAGGTTACAGCGCTGGCGGGTGAAGGAGGGCCCTGATCACACCGAATGCCCCCTGGATGGAGTGCTAAGCTTGGAATCTCGTCAGCATGTCACTCCTTGGGTGAAGGAGCGAGCCCTCTACTTCGTGACCCAACTGCCCTTCCGTCCCTCAGCAGCCATATTTTCGGAAGAGGTAGGCGAGGAAGTAAACCATCGCATGCTATGGTGGATGGCCCAGAGGGAGGGAGAGAAGATAGTGGCCAAAGAGGAAGAGGAGTGGAAGGCGGTATTTGAGGAGGGGGTGGTGCCGGAACGAGATGAGAAGGAACGGGAGATCGTGGTATCGGAGGTAGATGGGATTATGTTGAAAGCGCAGGGGGAAGCGGAGGATCGCTTTGAGGTACGCCTGGGGGTGCTGTTCAGTGGGCGAGAGTTGGAGAGTGAGACGGCGAAGCACAAACGGTACAGGCTAGTGGAGCGGGTGAGGTATGGTGGGGTAGAGGAGGCAGAGGAATTTGGGGAGAGGCTGTTTCTGAGGGGAGAGAAGCATCTGGGGTTGAGTCGGGCCAAGCATGTGCTATTGGTAGGTGATGGAGCGTCGTGGATAGAGCCCCTAGCGGGAGGGGATCGGTACAAAGCCGTCTATCAGTTGGACTGGTGGCATTTAGAGCGGAAGATCTGGGAGTCCTTCGGGGCCAAGCCCGAGGTGGCGGAGCATCTGGTGGGGTGTTTGCGGCAACGCAGGGCGGAGGAGATCTTGCGGGCGGTGAAGTTACGGCTAGCCTTGGGAGAAGGGGTGCGAGAGCGGCTGGAGGACTTACAAGGGTACTTAGAGGGCAATTGGCAGGGGTTGTACGGCGTGGACCTGCTGAGGGCGCACTTATCGGCGGAAGGGCAGAAGGTGCTAGTAGTGGGAAGTGGGGCCATCGAGAAGCAGGCTGACCTGGTGATCAAGCGGCGGATGAAGGGGCAAGGGATGCGTTGGACGAAGAAGGGGGCGAACCATCTGCTGAAGTTGAGGTTGCGTTTCATGGAGGGGGAGGCCCTGGCAGCGTAA